One window from the genome of Dyadobacter sp. CECT 9275 encodes:
- a CDS encoding alpha-galactosidase, whose amino-acid sequence MAQGNWGILRNGNELIIQAGILERKIRMSDLVTSAVSVSGSEVAKDKGSGFSVSLWKASPNVMPMGISHTGQAGVEQSETIQDQTDALHLKTGKALVEQNVKWVDSLRVSGSSFRTIFDEYYVTVSAPYSEKKELIIRFRGSSQSGWQHLSAEVIYEIYQGFPAIRKKIRFHNNSAQWIKISHLVLDDIAVMTGVQTRTLLTPQERGVGSSIVAFSDKSFETGILVVNEIPSMLRTISDQGAAGYSSEYFEWVIGPSESFESEPVFMYAFSGKSYPTVSAVSTALDRCVEADFKRFLKKHVLLPFPSERTPAPLWCSWTNYAAGVNEGNMRQAAAIAERMGFKCFQIDAGWYDQGPGGGWAPSSRNPNLSNFPDLKSFGNYLHNKGMKLGLWVSVFRNEKQSDDLTAMPGAASLPLIRRSGGVGMSLASSWKDYYAQDLIYLHDTYGAVYFKQDLSNICYGDIAMGHDSRTLKESYLRGLRGLLAAQDKVHQSAPNVFLQLSHEIYWKTPGPPGDVAVLKHADSYHAAPNEYWGAGNRSKLVSTDWNYKPDSLSRALLKGAFRARNLLYKHRGLPLDRIEVFGAVTTNFNGSLSPKILDRQICSWMMGSPLSFSGDLTSLTDQNIAQYRLRFDAFARMQASYNIYAHFQYSGVPAPSDSDWHWWGKLNEQGHGVVVVLRGTDGLPSRKINIPWVAPHNRYRVRLSFSGRDLGFFTGKQLQQGRLELELPVLSQEVIELSEK is encoded by the coding sequence ATGGCACAGGGCAACTGGGGGATACTACGTAACGGCAATGAACTGATCATACAAGCCGGTATCCTGGAAAGAAAGATCAGGATGAGTGATCTGGTAACCTCTGCGGTGTCCGTTTCCGGATCAGAGGTGGCGAAAGACAAAGGCAGCGGCTTTTCGGTCTCGCTTTGGAAAGCCAGCCCGAACGTCATGCCCATGGGGATTTCCCACACCGGCCAGGCAGGCGTGGAGCAAAGTGAAACGATTCAGGACCAAACCGATGCGCTGCATTTAAAAACAGGAAAAGCGCTTGTTGAACAAAACGTAAAGTGGGTTGATTCCTTGCGGGTAAGCGGAAGCAGCTTTCGTACCATTTTCGATGAATATTACGTCACGGTTTCCGCACCGTACAGCGAGAAAAAAGAACTGATCATTCGTTTTCGTGGCTCGTCCCAATCAGGCTGGCAACATCTTTCGGCTGAGGTGATCTACGAAATCTATCAAGGATTCCCGGCAATCCGAAAAAAGATAAGGTTTCACAACAACAGTGCACAGTGGATTAAAATCAGCCATTTGGTGCTTGACGATATTGCGGTAATGACCGGTGTGCAGACCAGAACATTGCTGACGCCTCAGGAAAGAGGAGTCGGATCGAGTATTGTGGCATTCAGTGACAAGTCCTTTGAAACGGGAATACTGGTTGTCAACGAAATACCTTCCATGTTACGTACCATCTCTGACCAGGGTGCCGCCGGTTACTCCAGCGAATATTTTGAGTGGGTCATTGGCCCATCGGAAAGTTTTGAATCTGAACCGGTTTTCATGTATGCCTTCAGTGGTAAGTCCTATCCGACCGTTTCGGCCGTTTCAACGGCGCTGGACCGCTGCGTGGAGGCTGATTTTAAGCGATTTTTAAAAAAACACGTTTTGCTTCCGTTCCCCTCAGAACGTACCCCTGCGCCGCTCTGGTGCTCATGGACCAATTATGCCGCCGGGGTAAATGAAGGAAATATGCGGCAGGCGGCAGCTATTGCCGAACGAATGGGATTCAAATGTTTTCAGATAGATGCCGGATGGTACGATCAGGGCCCCGGCGGTGGCTGGGCTCCTTCCAGTAGAAATCCGAATCTTTCCAATTTTCCTGACCTGAAAAGTTTTGGCAATTATCTGCATAACAAAGGCATGAAGCTTGGGCTGTGGGTTTCCGTTTTTCGGAATGAGAAACAAAGCGATGACCTGACCGCCATGCCGGGAGCCGCCAGCCTGCCTTTGATCCGGCGAAGCGGTGGCGTAGGAATGAGCCTGGCAAGTTCCTGGAAAGACTACTATGCCCAGGACCTGATATATCTGCACGATACCTATGGAGCGGTCTATTTTAAGCAGGACCTGAGTAATATCTGCTATGGCGACATAGCCATGGGACATGACAGCCGAACGCTCAAAGAATCTTACTTACGCGGCCTGCGGGGATTACTGGCTGCCCAGGACAAAGTTCATCAGTCGGCACCGAATGTCTTTCTTCAGTTGTCGCATGAAATTTACTGGAAAACTCCCGGCCCGCCCGGGGACGTTGCCGTGCTGAAACATGCAGACTCCTACCACGCTGCGCCCAATGAATACTGGGGAGCCGGGAATCGTAGCAAGCTCGTTTCCACCGATTGGAATTATAAGCCCGACAGCCTCTCCCGCGCTTTGCTAAAAGGAGCATTCCGGGCAAGAAATCTCTTGTACAAGCACAGAGGCCTGCCTTTGGACAGAATAGAGGTATTCGGAGCAGTAACTACCAACTTTAACGGGAGTTTATCCCCAAAAATCCTTGACAGGCAGATTTGCAGCTGGATGATGGGATCACCTTTGTCTTTCTCGGGTGACCTCACCTCGTTAACAGATCAGAACATAGCACAATATCGTCTCCGATTCGACGCCTTCGCGCGGATGCAGGCATCATACAATATTTACGCTCATTTCCAGTACAGTGGCGTTCCGGCACCGTCCGATTCCGATTGGCATTGGTGGGGAAAGCTGAATGAGCAGGGACATGGCGTGGTGGTGGTGTTACGGGGAACCGACGGACTGCCTTCACGAAAAATCAATATCCCGTGGGTAGCTCCCCATAACAGGTATCGGGTTCGATTATCTTTTTCAGGCAGGGATCTGGGTTTTTTTACCGGAAAACAATTACAGCAAGGAAGGCTGGAACTGGAACTGCCTGTGCTGAGCCAGGAGGTAATAGAGCTGTCTGAGAAATAG
- a CDS encoding alpha/beta hydrolase family protein: MSVLRNLLLLAAALLLSQCQAGKTTTKPLFPAFSEHYDDVKTSSAMFGVADMKFAFRGKTKSDFEKWQNAFRPELKKTLGLAILETQLAGFKPRAERISSEDIGFAIREKWRIWTEPTVPLPFILLRPKGPERQRGLVIAPHGHSKNTEMYAGIYYNDHDKEHAEAGERDVAIQAVKEGYIAIAPTARGFGETRTATDLKADADRSCRTLLLHNILVGRTAVGDRVWDVSKIIDWALAELHIDPKKIVVTGNSGGGTTTLFAAACDTRIAAGIPASYFNTFSGSIGTFRHCECNYIPGILNLGEMGDIAGLIAPRLFCAINGKLDKNFPIIEARKSFQRAKDIYQVAGAPGNCEFYEGAEGHRYYKAGAWPFLNRHWGGAF; encoded by the coding sequence ATGTCAGTACTACGTAACCTCCTTCTGCTAGCCGCAGCCTTACTGCTCAGCCAATGTCAAGCAGGGAAAACTACCACGAAACCACTGTTTCCAGCTTTCAGTGAGCATTACGACGACGTAAAAACTTCCTCAGCCATGTTTGGCGTCGCCGACATGAAATTCGCTTTCAGGGGTAAAACCAAATCTGATTTTGAGAAATGGCAAAATGCTTTCAGACCCGAGCTAAAGAAAACCCTGGGGCTGGCTATTCTGGAAACTCAGTTGGCGGGTTTTAAACCCAGGGCCGAAAGGATATCGTCTGAAGATATTGGATTTGCCATACGGGAGAAATGGCGGATCTGGACTGAACCTACGGTCCCATTACCCTTTATTTTACTTCGTCCGAAAGGGCCGGAACGGCAGCGTGGACTTGTTATTGCACCACATGGGCATTCGAAAAATACGGAGATGTACGCCGGTATTTATTATAACGATCATGACAAGGAACACGCTGAAGCTGGGGAAAGAGATGTGGCCATACAGGCCGTGAAGGAAGGATATATCGCAATAGCACCTACTGCAAGGGGGTTCGGGGAGACCCGAACGGCAACAGACCTGAAAGCTGATGCCGACAGATCATGCAGAACCTTGCTCCTGCACAATATTCTGGTGGGTCGCACAGCGGTTGGCGATCGTGTATGGGATGTTTCGAAGATTATCGACTGGGCACTGGCGGAATTACACATTGATCCCAAAAAAATAGTTGTTACCGGAAATTCGGGCGGAGGCACCACTACCCTTTTCGCTGCGGCCTGTGACACACGTATTGCTGCGGGTATTCCAGCCTCCTACTTCAATACGTTTTCGGGCAGTATCGGTACATTCCGGCATTGTGAGTGCAACTACATTCCAGGTATTTTAAACCTGGGAGAAATGGGTGACATCGCAGGGCTAATTGCTCCCCGGCTTTTTTGTGCGATCAACGGAAAGCTCGATAAAAATTTCCCGATCATAGAAGCACGGAAGTCTTTTCAGCGTGCGAAGGATATCTATCAGGTGGCCGGAGCGCCCGGTAATTGTGAGTTCTATGAAGGTGCCGAAGGGCACAGGTATTACAAGGCCGGAGCCTGGCCCTTTTTAAACAGGCATTGGGGAGGAGCCTTTTGA
- a CDS encoding alpha-galactosidase encodes MRRFPLFLIFIACIKGHLVSGQSAGKETLDLTLFKISWSSSHVDSWQYTLANGERLRLRLPVFEINGKETPVILQYLRAAGAVQALPNGVKEYLYEGPFEANAGLRFQMKIRAAADNPIVRFSYSLKAGNAILSQKTGKNQLTYLSASLQDFSKVKEVRLAVFNEMIHSCNLSEVPVTRADFENGGSAAGPVLVAANGKSCFLLAYEHDSMYPNRFLEYRFGEDSTASLTAVKGNYYEGQQADGYSTIWLEAGGVAGDEEKLAADYRRFMAQYISQNMESRKPYIYYNTWGRQERDKWAGGQYLSNMNLEYTLKEIDRASDMGIEVYVIDAGWFDKTGDWGIHPKNFPDGFRQIRRKAEGYGMKLGVWMDPEKAAVSSRALQQNKKYLKTSNGKHGQPSPVWETEESVDMCPVSPYWEYYAAELIRLYKETGIHYFYLDGVGQTGCDDPGHFHGTSSNTREERQQSYGFLIPVFLGKIIEKVSAACPAVIFDFDVTEAGRIGAGLQFLASGRYFILNNGPYYHNFDLTKKGSSLLPNGNRNIFVQPGPARTWFMRSVLDYDKWIPSNLFLANYQPDDPGSSQIINLASLVLGQNSIWGDILKTSPEGVGRFAKILSKYKEVRDDIAKADPVRVGRPGDTPEIYEKINPLTGKGVVVIFANAKGQFSYITRGKVNHHSWTNEGATVKKGANGHAQIDVTFEEASAKIIFFGVNNGS; translated from the coding sequence ATGCGCCGCTTCCCACTGTTTTTGATATTCATTGCCTGTATAAAAGGCCACCTGGTTTCCGGCCAGTCGGCAGGGAAGGAGACGCTGGATCTTACTCTTTTTAAGATTTCCTGGTCGTCGTCACACGTTGATTCCTGGCAGTATACGCTTGCGAACGGCGAACGGCTCCGGCTTCGTTTACCCGTTTTTGAAATAAATGGGAAGGAAACGCCCGTTATCCTGCAATACCTGCGAGCGGCTGGTGCCGTGCAAGCCTTACCCAACGGCGTGAAGGAATACCTTTATGAAGGGCCTTTTGAAGCGAATGCCGGTTTACGCTTTCAGATGAAAATCCGGGCAGCGGCGGACAATCCCATCGTCCGCTTCAGCTACTCGTTAAAAGCCGGAAACGCCATCTTATCCCAAAAAACAGGAAAGAATCAGCTCACCTATCTGTCTGCGTCTTTGCAGGATTTTTCAAAAGTGAAGGAAGTACGGCTTGCCGTTTTTAATGAAATGATCCATTCCTGTAACCTTTCGGAAGTACCGGTTACCAGGGCTGATTTTGAGAATGGCGGATCTGCTGCCGGGCCCGTTTTAGTTGCCGCCAACGGGAAATCATGCTTTTTACTGGCTTATGAACATGACTCCATGTATCCGAACCGGTTCCTGGAATACCGGTTTGGGGAAGACAGTACTGCCAGCCTTACGGCCGTCAAGGGTAACTATTATGAAGGACAACAGGCCGATGGTTATTCCACGATATGGCTGGAAGCTGGCGGAGTTGCTGGTGATGAAGAGAAGCTGGCTGCTGATTATCGTCGGTTCATGGCACAATACATTTCTCAAAATATGGAGAGCCGCAAACCCTACATTTATTACAATACCTGGGGGCGTCAGGAGAGGGACAAATGGGCGGGTGGCCAGTATCTTTCCAACATGAATCTGGAATACACGTTGAAGGAAATAGACCGCGCCAGCGACATGGGTATAGAGGTATATGTAATTGATGCAGGCTGGTTTGATAAGACAGGCGACTGGGGTATACATCCGAAGAATTTCCCAGATGGTTTTCGTCAGATCCGAAGAAAAGCAGAGGGTTATGGCATGAAGCTGGGTGTATGGATGGACCCGGAAAAAGCTGCTGTGTCAAGCCGGGCTTTGCAGCAAAACAAAAAGTACCTGAAGACCTCCAACGGCAAACACGGACAGCCTTCGCCCGTTTGGGAGACGGAAGAAAGCGTGGATATGTGCCCGGTGAGTCCCTACTGGGAATATTACGCGGCCGAATTGATCCGTCTCTATAAAGAAACGGGTATCCATTATTTTTATTTGGATGGAGTAGGCCAAACAGGCTGCGACGATCCCGGTCATTTCCACGGTACATCTTCCAATACACGGGAAGAGCGGCAGCAATCGTATGGTTTTCTGATACCGGTTTTTTTGGGTAAAATCATAGAGAAAGTAAGTGCTGCCTGTCCTGCAGTTATTTTCGATTTCGATGTTACCGAGGCCGGGAGGATTGGTGCCGGTTTGCAGTTTCTGGCCTCGGGACGCTACTTTATCCTGAACAATGGCCCCTATTACCATAATTTCGATCTTACCAAAAAGGGGAGCAGCCTTTTGCCCAACGGCAACCGGAATATCTTTGTGCAGCCGGGACCCGCCCGAACCTGGTTTATGCGTTCGGTACTGGACTATGACAAATGGATTCCTTCCAATTTGTTCCTGGCCAACTATCAGCCCGACGATCCCGGAAGTTCTCAGATCATTAACCTGGCTTCGCTGGTATTGGGGCAGAACTCGATTTGGGGAGATATCCTGAAAACATCTCCCGAAGGCGTAGGGCGATTTGCCAAAATACTGAGCAAATACAAAGAGGTCAGGGATGATATCGCGAAGGCAGATCCCGTACGGGTAGGAAGGCCTGGTGATACACCGGAGATTTACGAAAAAATAAACCCTTTAACCGGGAAAGGGGTGGTTGTTATTTTTGCCAATGCAAAAGGGCAGTTTTCCTACATTACCAGAGGTAAGGTAAACCACCATTCCTGGACCAATGAAGGCGCGACTGTCAAAAAAGGAGCAAACGGCCATGCCCAGATTGATGTTACGTTTGAAGAAGCATCTGCAAAGATTATATTCTTTGGGGTGAACAATGGCTCGTAA
- a CDS encoding SGNH/GDSL hydrolase family protein — MKKITALAIYIQLIGYLSVFAQSGSVPATVSSNWKGFEKVSFKFENREAWYVKPKSPVPGNPWVWRAHFPGWHTEMDSILLSRGFHVVYVNTNDMFGNPEAMQVWDNFYDFLVKQKQFAPKVALEGVSRGGLYVYNWAKRNPDKISCIYAEAPVCDPRSWPGGKGKGPGSEKDWASWLSQYKLTEEQAGNFTDIPLKDLEGLAAFKVPILHVIGLNDKIVPPSENSDILIQNYTKLGGPASVYPMTRGEQKLDGHHFPIERPDLLANFIYHNSVPVLRPVDRTPYIEVNAGLSRAFAKFKNERKGTVAFLGGSITYNPGWRTKTAQYLREKFPDTEFTFIAAGIPSLGSTPHAFRFERDVLAKGTPDLLFVEAAVNDRGNGFSEKAQVKALEGILRQMHFKNPNADVVLMAFAEPAKNEDYDAGRVPVEVSVHQRVAKHYGASYINLAKEVHDRIAAGEFSWKYDFKDLHPSPYGQEVYFQTIKELLKRTPADNGSGKLPASLDRFSYEKARYHPVTEAKKLKGFAVDPNWKPKDKTSTRAGFVEVPMLVGEAPGSSFDFEFKGRAVGIAIISGADAGKIAYTIDGKKVQSLDLFTRWSTQLHLPWYLMLADELSSGKHILHVEILQDKNEKGTGNACRIVHFLVNE, encoded by the coding sequence ATGAAAAAGATAACAGCGCTTGCAATTTACATCCAGTTGATAGGTTACTTGTCCGTTTTTGCTCAGTCCGGAAGTGTTCCGGCAACTGTTTCATCAAACTGGAAAGGCTTTGAAAAGGTATCCTTCAAATTTGAAAACCGGGAAGCCTGGTATGTAAAACCAAAAAGTCCTGTGCCGGGTAATCCATGGGTATGGCGTGCCCATTTTCCAGGCTGGCATACCGAAATGGACAGTATACTGCTGTCACGCGGGTTTCATGTGGTATATGTCAACACCAATGATATGTTCGGGAATCCCGAAGCTATGCAGGTTTGGGATAACTTTTACGACTTCCTGGTAAAGCAAAAACAGTTTGCTCCCAAAGTGGCGCTTGAGGGCGTGAGCCGCGGCGGATTATATGTATATAACTGGGCCAAACGAAATCCAGATAAGATAAGCTGTATTTATGCGGAAGCGCCCGTATGCGATCCCCGCAGCTGGCCAGGAGGAAAAGGCAAAGGGCCTGGGTCTGAAAAGGACTGGGCGTCATGGCTCAGCCAGTATAAACTCACCGAAGAGCAGGCCGGTAATTTTACAGATATCCCCCTGAAAGATCTGGAAGGACTTGCAGCATTTAAAGTACCCATTCTGCACGTGATCGGGTTGAACGATAAAATTGTTCCGCCTTCGGAAAATTCGGATATACTCATCCAAAACTATACTAAACTGGGCGGACCGGCCAGTGTTTATCCCATGACCCGCGGAGAACAAAAGCTGGATGGCCATCATTTTCCGATTGAAAGGCCGGATTTACTCGCCAATTTCATTTATCACAATAGTGTCCCTGTCCTTAGGCCGGTAGATCGTACACCTTATATCGAAGTTAACGCAGGTCTTTCCCGCGCTTTTGCCAAATTTAAAAATGAACGTAAGGGAACAGTTGCTTTTCTGGGCGGATCAATTACCTACAATCCGGGATGGCGCACCAAAACCGCTCAATACCTGCGGGAGAAATTTCCAGATACTGAGTTTACCTTCATTGCAGCCGGTATTCCTTCGCTTGGAAGTACACCCCATGCTTTCAGATTTGAAAGGGATGTACTTGCAAAAGGCACTCCTGACCTGCTGTTTGTAGAAGCTGCCGTGAACGATAGGGGAAATGGGTTTAGCGAAAAGGCGCAGGTAAAAGCGCTGGAGGGAATTTTGAGGCAAATGCATTTCAAAAATCCAAACGCGGATGTGGTACTGATGGCATTTGCGGAACCGGCCAAGAATGAAGATTATGATGCGGGTAGGGTACCTGTTGAAGTGTCTGTTCATCAGAGGGTTGCCAAACATTATGGTGCTTCCTATATCAATCTGGCCAAAGAAGTGCATGACCGTATCGCGGCCGGAGAGTTTTCCTGGAAATATGATTTTAAGGATCTACATCCTTCTCCATATGGGCAGGAAGTTTATTTTCAGACCATCAAGGAATTGCTGAAACGTACCCCTGCTGATAATGGCTCAGGTAAGCTGCCTGCGTCTCTTGACAGATTTTCGTATGAAAAGGCGCGGTATCATCCTGTTACGGAAGCCAAAAAGTTAAAAGGTTTTGCCGTAGATCCAAACTGGAAACCGAAGGACAAAACATCCACCAGAGCTGGATTTGTAGAAGTACCCATGCTGGTAGGCGAAGCGCCGGGTTCATCGTTCGACTTCGAATTTAAAGGCCGGGCCGTTGGGATAGCAATCATTTCAGGGGCAGACGCCGGAAAGATTGCCTATACCATAGATGGGAAAAAAGTGCAGTCGCTGGATCTGTTTACCCGGTGGAGCACCCAGTTACATCTTCCCTGGTATCTGATGCTGGCAGATGAACTCTCTTCCGGCAAGCATATTTTACATGTCGAAATTTTACAGGATAAAAATGAAAAAGGTACCGGTAACGCCTGCAGAATTGTTCATTTCCTGGTGAATGAATAA
- a CDS encoding NAD(P)-dependent oxidoreductase: protein MDLKQIAFLGLGNLGTPIAENLLQAGYHLTVWNRTASRAKPLVDLGAKQTENLVDAITPGALVISVLADDAALEEVVSAGFLEKLGSGIHISMSTISPDTSRKLAGLHTAAGSSYVAAPIFARPEAVVAKVGNICISGDAKAREAVKPVLQNFVKGIYDFGEDPGAANVVKLLGNFMIGASIEMMAEAFTVAEKSGIGRQQIYEMLTQTLFAAPIFQNYGRIVANHAYEPVAFRLPLGLKDVNLTLQTATKVNVPMPIADLVRNRFISALAKGRDNLDWGALALGASDDAGM, encoded by the coding sequence ATGGATTTAAAACAGATAGCATTTCTTGGTTTGGGAAACCTGGGGACACCCATAGCAGAAAATTTGTTACAAGCAGGTTATCACCTGACAGTCTGGAACAGGACAGCATCCAGAGCAAAACCTTTGGTAGACCTTGGTGCTAAACAAACAGAAAACCTGGTAGATGCAATTACTCCGGGTGCCTTGGTAATATCGGTACTGGCAGACGATGCTGCGCTGGAGGAAGTTGTTTCGGCCGGGTTTCTTGAAAAACTGGGTAGCGGAATTCATATTTCCATGAGCACCATCTCCCCCGATACATCTCGGAAATTGGCAGGATTACATACTGCCGCGGGGTCGTCTTATGTTGCAGCCCCTATTTTTGCACGGCCCGAGGCTGTGGTGGCCAAGGTAGGAAATATATGTATTTCTGGGGATGCGAAGGCCAGGGAAGCAGTGAAACCCGTTTTACAAAATTTCGTGAAGGGTATTTATGATTTCGGGGAAGACCCGGGAGCTGCTAATGTGGTGAAACTGCTGGGTAATTTTATGATTGGTGCCAGCATTGAAATGATGGCTGAAGCATTTACCGTTGCTGAAAAGAGTGGGATAGGCAGGCAGCAGATTTATGAGATGCTGACCCAGACACTTTTTGCAGCCCCTATTTTTCAGAATTACGGAAGAATCGTTGCCAATCATGCCTATGAACCGGTAGCATTTAGACTGCCATTAGGGCTGAAAGACGTTAATCTTACTTTACAGACCGCCACAAAAGTAAATGTTCCGATGCCCATAGCTGACCTGGTCAGGAACCGTTTTATATCGGCACTGGCAAAGGGGAGAGATAACCTGGACTGGGGAGCCCTTGCCCTGGGGGCTTCGGATGACGCAGGGATGTAA
- a CDS encoding acyl-CoA carboxylase subunit beta, whose protein sequence is MAHQQTISQLLETLHRKYDEVKMGGGTKKIQTQHQKGKLTARERIDYLVDDGSWFLEIGAFAADHMYEEEGGCPSAGVVVVVGYVAGRQCVIVANDATVKAGAWFPLAAKKNLRAQEIAMENRLPVIYLVDSAGVYLPMQAEVFADKEHFGRIFRNNARMSSMGIVQISAIMGSCVAGGAYLPVMSDEAFIVEGTGSVYLAGPYLVKSSIGEDIDSETLGGATMHCEISGVTDNKFPDDKSCLDAIKRYIDKIGQPASAGFNRTIAVTPARLPEEIYDILPVDRLKPYDMRPILECITDASELDEYKPDYGKTIICAYARVDGWAVGIVANQRTMVKSGKGEMQMGGVIYGESSDKAARFIMNCNQKKIPLVFFQDVTGFMVGSRAEQGGIIKDGAKMVSAVANSVVPKFTFIVGNSYGAGNYAMCGKAYDPRLIFAWPTAQMAVMSGASAAKTLLQIQTAALKAKGEMITAETEKQILEDISAKYNQELSPYYAAARLWVDGIIDPTDTRRIISAGIEAANQAPVEKPFNVGVIQV, encoded by the coding sequence ATGGCACATCAACAAACGATATCCCAGTTGTTAGAAACCCTTCACCGGAAGTATGATGAAGTGAAAATGGGCGGTGGTACAAAAAAAATACAGACACAACACCAAAAAGGTAAGCTTACTGCCAGAGAAAGGATAGATTATCTCGTGGATGACGGTTCCTGGTTTCTGGAAATAGGAGCTTTTGCCGCGGATCATATGTATGAGGAAGAAGGTGGTTGTCCGTCGGCAGGTGTGGTTGTAGTGGTAGGTTATGTAGCGGGGAGACAATGCGTTATTGTGGCCAACGATGCGACTGTGAAAGCGGGCGCATGGTTTCCGCTTGCCGCAAAGAAGAACCTGCGCGCTCAGGAAATTGCAATGGAAAACCGGCTCCCTGTGATTTATCTGGTGGATAGTGCCGGCGTATATCTTCCGATGCAGGCCGAAGTGTTTGCGGATAAAGAGCATTTCGGACGGATATTCAGAAATAATGCACGTATGTCATCTATGGGTATCGTTCAGATATCGGCCATTATGGGAAGCTGCGTGGCAGGTGGAGCATATTTGCCGGTCATGTCCGATGAAGCCTTTATCGTTGAAGGAACCGGGTCGGTTTATCTGGCCGGACCTTATCTCGTCAAATCATCCATTGGAGAAGATATCGATTCTGAAACACTGGGCGGAGCGACGATGCATTGCGAAATCTCGGGTGTGACGGATAATAAATTCCCGGACGACAAAAGCTGTCTGGACGCGATCAAACGGTATATTGACAAAATTGGCCAGCCGGCCAGTGCAGGATTTAACCGGACCATCGCGGTAACTCCGGCCCGTTTGCCTGAGGAAATATATGATATTTTACCCGTTGACCGATTGAAGCCGTATGACATGCGTCCGATTCTGGAATGCATTACCGATGCCTCGGAGCTGGACGAATATAAACCTGACTACGGGAAAACAATTATTTGTGCTTATGCCAGGGTGGATGGCTGGGCAGTAGGAATTGTGGCAAATCAGCGGACAATGGTGAAGTCGGGCAAGGGGGAAATGCAAATGGGCGGGGTAATATATGGGGAATCCTCTGACAAAGCGGCCAGATTTATCATGAATTGTAACCAGAAGAAGATACCGCTGGTGTTCTTTCAGGATGTTACGGGTTTTATGGTAGGCAGCAGGGCAGAACAAGGTGGGATTATCAAAGATGGAGCCAAGATGGTGAGCGCCGTAGCCAATTCCGTAGTGCCCAAATTTACTTTCATCGTTGGGAATTCCTATGGAGCGGGGAATTATGCCATGTGCGGAAAGGCCTATGATCCCAGGCTGATATTTGCCTGGCCAACGGCACAAATGGCTGTGATGAGCGGCGCCAGTGCGGCTAAAACGCTCTTGCAGATACAGACGGCGGCCTTAAAGGCAAAAGGGGAAATGATTACTGCCGAAACTGAAAAACAGATTCTGGAAGATATCAGTGCCAAGTATAATCAGGAACTCTCCCCTTACTATGCAGCGGCACGTCTTTGGGTTGACGGGATCATTGATCCTACAGATACGCGGCGGATTATTTCAGCCGGTATTGAAGCAGCAAACCAGGCACCGGTTGAAAAACCCTTCAATGTCGGGGTCATTCAGGTATAG
- a CDS encoding MlaD family protein, with protein MKISKETKVGIMAMFAIVMLYFGFHLLKGSDLFSRTHRYYVIYDNIDGLTASNPVLLNGLNVGRVQEIKLLQNRKNHLLVSLDIQKGIRLPGGSTALLADGGLLGGKVIRLSMGTLPNILNEEDTLAGSKEAGISALLQEKALPVVTHADSLIRNLNIVVMGFAETGKILNQVLQNYDQTGNSLQGLLGENRKNLLAMTSNLNKLTTSLVETEKELKPLLSKTSTLADSLNALRLGETIQGANKTIAELRQILASVEAGNGTAGKLVKDETLYNNLNKTMVSLNKLLTNFREEPKRYVHVSVFGKKDKGPKESPLDTATVIK; from the coding sequence ATGAAAATATCAAAAGAAACGAAGGTCGGAATAATGGCAATGTTCGCGATCGTGATGTTGTATTTCGGGTTTCATCTGCTTAAAGGATCAGATCTCTTTTCAAGAACACACCGTTACTATGTCATATATGACAATATAGATGGGTTGACGGCCTCTAACCCCGTGCTGCTCAATGGTTTGAATGTAGGGAGGGTACAGGAAATAAAGCTTTTGCAAAATCGGAAAAACCATCTGCTGGTATCCCTGGATATTCAGAAAGGCATTCGCTTACCGGGTGGCTCAACTGCGCTGCTCGCAGACGGAGGCCTGCTGGGAGGTAAGGTGATTCGCTTGTCGATGGGTACACTTCCAAATATCCTGAACGAAGAAGACACGCTGGCGGGAAGTAAGGAAGCGGGAATTTCAGCGCTCCTGCAGGAAAAAGCGTTACCCGTTGTTACCCATGCCGACTCCCTGATCCGTAACCTGAACATTGTGGTCATGGGTTTTGCGGAAACAGGTAAAATACTGAACCAGGTCCTGCAAAACTACGATCAGACGGGAAACAGCTTACAGGGCCTGCTGGGTGAGAACCGGAAAAACCTGCTGGCCATGACCAGCAATCTTAACAAACTTACCACTTCGCTGGTCGAGACAGAAAAGGAGTTAAAACCGCTGCTTTCCAAAACAAGTACCCTGGCTGATTCTCTCAACGCGTTGCGACTGGGGGAGACCATTCAGGGCGCAAACAAAACCATTGCAGAGCTACGGCAGATACTGGCCAGTGTGGAGGCCGGGAACGGTACCGCCGGGAAACTTGTGAAGGATGAAACACTATACAATAACCTCAATAAAACAATGGTCAGCCTGAATAAACTGCTGACCAATTTCCGGGAAGAACCTAAAAGATACGTGCATGTTTCGGTGTTTGGCAAGAAGGATAAAGGCCCGAAGGAATCACCGCTGGACACTGCTACGGTCATAAAATAG